In a genomic window of Candidatus Binatia bacterium:
- a CDS encoding sulfotransferase, translating to MKRQALQATQRGLSRVKGKIDRLLTGDTELRPPYVGRLAEAYERGWQGCPAVFVLSTGRVGSQTLTALLALSPGVVSEHEPFPRLVKASIDAYLEGGDLASSEKWREVVYAARDDLVCEANRRGKIYVETNNRLTYLAPVLAACFPASKFIHLHRHPYEVVRSAMRRGYYESHNWDFARVRPRPHEPLAAEWEKLPRLEKCGWFWARINEEARAFMATLPPERALDLRADLLFAGDEATLRRIFAFVGVDFPASELVEEVLGRKLNAAQRGSFPMPSEWSEEDRRAVRRQVEKVARELGYDLE from the coding sequence TTGAAGAGACAGGCGCTGCAGGCGACCCAGCGGGGTCTCTCGCGCGTGAAGGGCAAGATCGACCGGCTGCTGACCGGCGACACGGAGCTCCGCCCGCCGTACGTCGGACGCCTCGCCGAGGCGTACGAGCGCGGCTGGCAGGGCTGCCCGGCGGTGTTCGTGCTGTCGACCGGGCGCGTCGGCAGCCAGACGCTCACGGCGCTGCTCGCGCTGTCGCCGGGCGTGGTGTCGGAGCACGAGCCCTTCCCGCGCTTGGTCAAGGCATCGATCGACGCGTACCTCGAGGGCGGCGACCTCGCGTCGAGCGAAAAGTGGCGCGAGGTGGTGTACGCGGCGCGCGACGACCTCGTCTGCGAGGCCAACCGGCGCGGCAAGATCTACGTCGAGACCAACAATCGTCTGACGTACCTCGCCCCCGTGCTCGCGGCCTGCTTCCCGGCGAGCAAGTTCATCCACCTGCACCGCCATCCCTACGAGGTGGTGCGCTCGGCGATGCGCCGCGGCTACTACGAGAGCCACAACTGGGACTTCGCGCGCGTGCGGCCGCGTCCGCACGAGCCGCTCGCCGCCGAGTGGGAGAAGCTGCCGCGGCTCGAGAAGTGCGGCTGGTTCTGGGCGCGCATCAACGAGGAGGCGCGCGCCTTCATGGCGACGCTTCCGCCCGAGCGCGCGCTCGATCTGCGCGCCGACCTGCTGTTCGCGGGCGACGAGGCGACGCTGCGCCGCATCTTCGCGTTCGTCGGCGTCGACTTTCCGGCGAGCGAGCTCGTCGAGGAGGTCCTCGGGCGCAAGCTCAACGCCGCGCAGCGTGGCAGCTTCCCGATGCCGTCGGAGTGGAGCGAGGAGGACCGCCGCGCGGTGCGGCGCCAGGTCGAGAAGGTCGCGCGCGAGCTCGGCTACGACCTCGAATGA
- a CDS encoding PA0069 family radical SAM protein, protein MGEDLAKMSTPELPGRGTDQSPPNRFYELRFEPDPDLEPDPDDAERPPEPTRYYRDASRSILAENSSPDVGFRWSVNPYRGCEHGCIYCYARPSHEYLGWSAGLDFERRLLIKLDAPQLLRRALAAPRWQPDVIALSGNTDCYQPIERRLRLTRGLLEVLHEFRNPVGVITKSALVARDVDLLAGLAEHQAVHVRISVTTLDAELARRMEPRAATPERRLEAIERLAAAGVPVGVMVAPIIPGLNDMEIPRILEAAAAAGAQNASWVLLRLASPLDELFTHWLAKHYPERREKVLHRIRETRAGRLSDSTFGKRMRGEGEYARQIAALFEASARKAGLAKPLPPLSTAAFRRPAQRGEQLALL, encoded by the coding sequence ATGGGCGAAGATTTGGCGAAGATGTCGACTCCCGAGCTACCGGGCCGCGGCACCGACCAGAGCCCGCCGAACCGCTTCTACGAGCTGCGCTTCGAGCCCGACCCGGACCTCGAGCCGGATCCGGATGACGCCGAGCGTCCGCCCGAGCCGACGCGCTACTACCGCGACGCCTCGCGCTCGATCCTCGCCGAGAACTCGAGCCCGGACGTCGGCTTCCGCTGGAGCGTCAACCCGTACCGCGGCTGCGAGCACGGCTGCATCTACTGCTACGCGCGTCCGAGCCACGAGTACCTCGGCTGGAGCGCCGGGCTCGACTTCGAGCGTCGCCTGCTGATCAAGCTGGACGCGCCGCAGCTCCTGCGCCGCGCGCTCGCCGCGCCGCGCTGGCAGCCCGACGTGATCGCGCTCTCGGGCAACACCGACTGCTACCAGCCGATCGAGCGCCGTCTGCGCTTGACGCGCGGGCTCCTCGAGGTGCTGCACGAGTTCCGCAACCCGGTCGGCGTCATCACCAAGTCGGCGCTGGTCGCGCGCGACGTCGACCTGCTCGCGGGCCTCGCCGAGCACCAGGCGGTGCACGTGCGGATCTCGGTGACGACGCTCGACGCGGAGCTCGCGCGCCGCATGGAGCCGCGCGCCGCGACCCCGGAGCGCCGCCTCGAGGCGATCGAGCGCCTCGCCGCGGCCGGCGTGCCGGTCGGCGTCATGGTGGCGCCGATCATCCCGGGGCTGAACGACATGGAGATCCCGCGCATCCTCGAGGCCGCCGCCGCGGCCGGCGCGCAGAACGCGTCGTGGGTGCTGCTGCGCCTCGCCTCGCCGCTCGACGAGCTCTTCACGCACTGGCTCGCGAAGCACTACCCCGAGCGGCGCGAGAAGGTCCTGCACCGGATCCGCGAGACCCGCGCCGGGCGTCTCTCGGACTCGACCTTCGGCAAGCGCATGCGCGGCGAGGGCGAGTACGCGCGGCAGATCGCGGCGCTGTTCGAGGCGAGCGCGCGCAAGGCGGGGCTCGCGAAGCCGCTGCCGCCGCTCAGCACCGCCGCCTTTCGCAGACCCGCGCAGCGCGGCGAGCAGCTCGCGCTGCTCTAG